In Salvelinus sp. IW2-2015 unplaced genomic scaffold, ASM291031v2 Un_scaffold2191, whole genome shotgun sequence, the following are encoded in one genomic region:
- the LOC111961862 gene encoding prostaglandin E synthase, which yields MLENEAFSCFVFYSVLLVIKMYIIAIITGQVRLRKKAFANPEDAQRHGGVQYYREDPDVERCRRAHRNDMENIFPFLFLGAVYSLIGPSLAVARAHFLVFFLFRVLHTVAYLCVLRAPTRSLAYVVAQVPCVSMAVQVLAAVASSW from the exons ATGTTGGAGAACGAggctttttcctgttttgttttctatAGTGTTCTCCTGGTCATCAAGATGTACATCATAGCAATCATCACTGGACAAGTCAGGCTTCGTAAAAAG gctttcgCTAACCCAGAGGATGCGCAGAGACACGGCGGCGTCCAGTACTACAGAGAGGATCCGGACGTAGAACGGTGCCGAAG GGCTCACCGTAACGACATGGAGAATATCTTCCCTTTCCTGTTCCTGGGGGCTGTGTACTCCCTGATTGGCCCGTCGCTTGCTGTGGCCCGCGCTCACTTCCTGGTCTTCTTCCTGTTCCGCGTGCTTCATACAGTGGCCTACCTGTGTGTCCTGCGGGCGCCCACACGCTCCCTGGCCTATGTCGTCGCCCAAGTGCCCTGCGTGTCCATGGCCGTGCAGGTCCTCGCGGCGGTGGCCTCCTCGTGGTAG